Proteins encoded in a region of the Paenibacillus sp. E222 genome:
- a CDS encoding glycosyltransferase family 2 protein has product MTLTSIIIPTYNGLDLLKPCIDAIRKYTDRHTAYEIIVVDNGSVDGTAAYCARERIRFVRLPDNRGFPAACNAGLRAACGDELLLLNNDVTVTTRWLENLRTALYSEANIGITGPVTNYASGIQQVELEFRDMAHFQELAAANNIVDSSRWKEVRRIVGLCMLMRRSVMEDIGVLDEVYSPGHYEDDDYCYRACQRGYRLLVCGDVLVHHRGSASFLKTDPVAWKQLLERNRSIFINKWHVDPLKYIETSDEGGIVE; this is encoded by the coding sequence ATGACACTGACGAGTATTATTATTCCGACGTACAACGGGCTGGATCTGCTGAAGCCATGTATCGATGCCATTCGAAAATATACCGATCGACATACAGCGTATGAAATCATCGTTGTGGATAATGGCTCGGTTGATGGAACAGCAGCTTATTGTGCCCGGGAACGAATTCGTTTTGTCCGGTTACCGGACAATCGGGGTTTCCCCGCGGCTTGCAATGCCGGGCTCCGTGCAGCCTGTGGCGATGAGCTGTTGCTGCTGAATAATGATGTTACAGTTACCACCCGCTGGCTCGAAAATCTGCGGACAGCCCTCTACAGTGAAGCAAACATTGGCATTACAGGTCCGGTGACCAACTATGCAAGTGGTATCCAACAGGTGGAACTTGAGTTCCGGGACATGGCACATTTTCAGGAACTGGCTGCTGCCAACAATATAGTCGATTCTTCCAGATGGAAGGAAGTCAGACGCATTGTCGGCTTATGCATGCTCATGCGGAGAAGTGTGATGGAGGACATTGGTGTGCTTGACGAAGTCTATTCGCCGGGACACTATGAAGATGACGATTATTGCTACAGGGCCTGCCAGAGAGGGTATCGTTTGCTGGTATGCGGGGATGTCCTGGTACATCATCGCGGCAGCGCGAGTTTTTTGAAGACCGATCCTGTAGCTTGGAAACAGTTGCTTGAGCGCAATCGATCCATTTTTATCAACAAATGGCATGTCGATCCCCTTAAATATATTGAGACATCCGATGAAGGAGGGATAGTGGAATGA
- a CDS encoding sugar phosphate nucleotidyltransferase: MKGVILAGGTGTRLYPLTRLINKHLIPVGKHPMIMYGIDRLRQAGIEEILIVINKHSAGLYTEYLGGGADHGVKLTYRIQEKAGGIAEALDLATSFILPGEKFVVLLGDNLFSDDLKPYVDRYMQQPAGTARVLLKEVDDARRYGVPVFDPQHPERIAYIEEKPTDPKTSYCVTGIYMYDDHVFNLIQNISPSARGELEITDVNNHYAAAGGLEYDILQKYWSDAGTFQSLQDAAIRMKGQLP, translated from the coding sequence ATGAAAGGTGTAATTCTTGCTGGCGGAACAGGAACACGACTGTATCCTCTGACCCGGCTGATTAACAAGCATCTGATTCCAGTAGGCAAGCATCCGATGATTATGTATGGCATCGACAGACTCCGCCAGGCAGGCATTGAAGAGATATTGATAGTGATCAACAAACATTCCGCTGGGTTATACACAGAGTATTTGGGTGGTGGAGCAGATCATGGCGTCAAGCTCACGTACCGGATTCAGGAAAAGGCAGGCGGGATTGCCGAAGCATTGGATCTGGCGACATCGTTTATCCTTCCTGGAGAGAAGTTCGTTGTGCTGCTGGGAGACAATCTGTTTAGCGACGATTTGAAGCCATATGTGGATCGGTATATGCAGCAGCCTGCGGGTACAGCTCGTGTCTTGCTCAAAGAAGTGGACGATGCACGGCGGTATGGGGTGCCGGTGTTTGATCCACAGCATCCGGAACGAATCGCATACATTGAGGAAAAACCGACTGATCCGAAGACCTCTTATTGTGTTACTGGCATATATATGTATGATGACCATGTATTCAACCTCATTCAGAACATTTCACCTTCTGCACGCGGCGAACTCGAAATTACGGACGTGAACAATCATTATGCAGCAGCTGGAGGACTGGAATACGATATTTTGCAAAAATATTGGAGTGATGCAGGGACGTTCCAATCGCTTCAGGATGCAGCCATCCGCATGAAGGGGCAATTGCCCTAA
- a CDS encoding GT-D fold domain-containing glycosyltransferase gives MAQHIPPDHILPAVAAADLIEAGFRQYAPTLTRLASPHEMAGHILGALDAQRPLSVVRLGDGELLTLAADTVLPGEQVQELAPFLPYAGVPRSTPDIRAELAEAIRGADWIGVPISRAPTFQGLLFPVLRHFGIDWSRLNLTSSTINYSLHHSGLLLPVVQGRRVLLIGSRAAELGGLLIGRGVHVTGIIGTVEGVADIPRVMQQTAEHSFDIALVAAGIPAVILCRRIAGELGRVAIDFGHLADKLVTGELYL, from the coding sequence GTGGCGCAGCACATCCCGCCTGATCATATTCTGCCTGCCGTGGCGGCGGCAGATCTGATCGAGGCGGGATTCCGCCAATATGCGCCCACCCTTACCCGGCTGGCCAGCCCTCATGAGATGGCTGGCCATATCCTGGGGGCGCTGGATGCGCAGCGCCCCCTGTCCGTCGTTCGCCTCGGAGATGGCGAACTGCTGACCCTGGCAGCGGATACGGTGCTGCCCGGGGAGCAAGTGCAGGAGCTGGCACCGTTTCTGCCTTATGCAGGGGTGCCACGCTCCACCCCGGACATCCGCGCTGAGCTCGCGGAAGCCATTCGCGGCGCAGATTGGATCGGTGTCCCCATCTCGCGTGCGCCTACTTTTCAGGGGCTGTTATTTCCAGTATTACGCCATTTCGGCATCGACTGGTCCCGTCTGAATCTGACCAGTTCCACGATTAACTACAGCCTGCATCATTCGGGTCTGTTGTTGCCTGTGGTACAGGGGCGTCGGGTGCTGCTGATTGGAAGCCGAGCTGCAGAGCTTGGGGGGTTATTGATCGGCCGCGGCGTTCATGTCACAGGCATCATAGGTACAGTGGAGGGAGTTGCGGATATCCCGAGAGTGATGCAGCAAACTGCGGAGCATTCGTTCGATATCGCTCTGGTAGCTGCGGGAATTCCGGCTGTCATTCTGTGTCGCCGAATTGCTGGTGAGCTGGGGCGGGTTGCCATAGATTTTGGACATTTGGCTGACAAATTGGTTACAGGAGAGCTTTATCTCTAA
- a CDS encoding glycosyltransferase family 2 protein has product MSTSGRNSRQRKASSSETVVLHSARSRSGGKMRRQGSGKRAAKNAKLYKQGYHRGYDEGVRQGESSFGLVFEGVSIIIPTYNQREYVLQCVSSIEKHTPAPFEIIVVDNASKDGTAEAMLRKGGMVRVAALDKNRGFAGGVNYGLMMARGRHIVVLNNDTLVTPGWLENMMTCLDSHPEMGVVGPVTNYIGGDQQIEVPYRDVEDMWSFAARHNRPDATKHRETDRLVGFCWLFSRELLERVGYLDEGYAVGNFEDDDWIIRAKLAGYRLGVAGDAFIHHYGSVSMKSLGEQDYEVVNKDNEQFYTQKWGDPHALIADTSRLSLRAKESTSQQENKTSLGKTDSPDLRQRISTKGSSDVTHKLRRSTDFYPEGCYISDIKGDVYRLMRGQRRKLDIPVPRGISPVLVAKPDLLGVSAGEPLISANEVQGWPLEKSHVHAEPVQSNRDALEEGMIVAATNERDIWYQISGSKRRRFATPYAAERWGVQSGHVVHVSANQLRTIEEGWPIIAPPQLLNEDL; this is encoded by the coding sequence ATGAGCACATCAGGCAGAAATTCAAGACAGCGGAAAGCATCGTCATCCGAAACCGTTGTTTTGCACTCAGCTCGAAGCCGTAGTGGAGGGAAGATGAGACGCCAAGGCTCAGGTAAACGGGCAGCCAAGAACGCAAAACTGTATAAGCAGGGGTACCATAGAGGCTATGATGAGGGCGTGCGACAGGGGGAAAGCTCATTCGGGCTGGTATTCGAAGGCGTCAGCATTATTATTCCGACGTACAACCAGCGCGAATATGTCCTGCAATGTGTATCCAGTATTGAAAAGCATACACCGGCCCCCTTTGAAATCATTGTTGTGGATAACGCGTCCAAGGATGGCACGGCGGAAGCCATGCTTCGCAAAGGTGGCATGGTAAGGGTCGCTGCGCTGGATAAGAATCGTGGTTTTGCCGGCGGTGTCAATTATGGACTGATGATGGCAAGGGGACGACATATCGTGGTGCTGAACAACGATACACTGGTCACCCCGGGCTGGCTGGAAAACATGATGACCTGTCTTGACAGTCATCCCGAGATGGGAGTCGTGGGTCCGGTTACGAATTACATCGGAGGGGATCAGCAGATTGAAGTCCCGTACAGGGACGTGGAGGACATGTGGTCTTTTGCTGCCCGACATAATCGCCCGGATGCCACGAAACATAGGGAGACCGACAGGCTGGTCGGATTTTGCTGGCTGTTCTCCCGGGAATTGCTGGAGCGGGTAGGTTATCTTGATGAAGGTTACGCCGTGGGGAATTTTGAAGATGACGACTGGATCATTCGGGCGAAGCTGGCGGGATACAGGCTGGGGGTAGCCGGGGATGCCTTCATACATCACTACGGAAGTGTAAGCATGAAGTCGCTGGGAGAACAGGATTATGAAGTCGTGAACAAGGATAACGAACAGTTTTATACTCAAAAATGGGGAGATCCCCATGCGTTGATTGCCGATACTTCCCGGCTCTCGCTGCGTGCCAAGGAGTCGACCAGTCAGCAGGAGAACAAGACGTCCCTAGGCAAGACAGACTCCCCTGACCTGCGACAGCGCATTTCCACCAAGGGCAGCAGCGATGTAACGCATAAGCTGAGACGCAGCACGGACTTTTACCCGGAGGGCTGTTACATCTCTGATATTAAGGGTGATGTGTATCGACTGATGCGTGGACAGCGACGCAAGCTGGATATCCCGGTTCCACGCGGCATTTCTCCTGTTTTGGTTGCGAAACCGGATCTGCTCGGCGTATCGGCAGGTGAGCCACTGATATCTGCGAATGAGGTACAGGGCTGGCCTCTGGAAAAAAGTCATGTTCATGCTGAGCCCGTTCAGAGCAACCGCGATGCGCTGGAGGAAGGCATGATTGTTGCCGCGACGAATGAGCGGGATATATGGTATCAGATTAGTGGCAGTAAACGCAGGAGGTTTGCAACTCCTTATGCTGCGGAACGATGGGGAGTGCAATCCGGGCACGTCGTTCATGTATCTGCGAACCAATTGCGTACAATCGAAGAGGGCTGGCCCATTATTGCTCCTCCCCAGCTCTTGAACGAAGATTTGTAA